A single window of Montipora capricornis isolate CH-2021 chromosome 14, ASM3666992v2, whole genome shotgun sequence DNA harbors:
- the LOC138031497 gene encoding uncharacterized protein: protein MPPVPSKGKWDPPKSVFPEVELFLSEVRNDILNPKNSRKPKDNLSKEERHAMKNLKIDDRVIRIQDKGSRFVLLDQKEYAEKMSSQLDNTLHYAKLPEDPTQKHLKLVKDWSSKWRKEGQITDEIADWVTNTRPRPGTAFGNVKTHKVGNPLRLITCCCGTAIEKLSAFTEYYLKPLAESLPSFINDTTHLINKIDEVNQLGPFPTGTLLVSWDVVAMFPNIDNELGVTAVKNALDARSVKIPSTECILEAVEICLKSNNCQFDNNNYVQQHGTAMGPKNACSYADLAMGVIDHKAKFEGTIKPMLWLRYRDDIFDLWTQGVEKLLEFTNYINSLYHTIKLELVYSESSLNVLDLTLLLQDGFISTDIYSKPTDSHLYLPYNSSHPDHCKKAIPYGVAIRIRRNCSTNASFVKRCSEYKSYLKQQNYNGNLVDKQFEKAMQLERSDVLKPKTKTKKKTFPLVVDYNPRLPNISLIIKKHFHLLESNQVVREIFPAKSVIPAYRRTKNLKDIFAPSKFKRSRNHDEAENCGCFKCNKRCDLCCNYLLEAGDFSSFATGRSYQIKQNLGCNWTGIIYLASCNKCKVQYVGSTSNAFKVRFRKPQIRHEKKQKIVRACHSFQ from the coding sequence ATGCCTCCTGTGCCCTCAAAGGGTAAGTGGGACCCACCAAAATCAGTTTTTCCTGAAGTGGAACTCTTTCTATCAGAAGtcagaaatgacattttaaaccctaagaactctcgtaaaccTAAGGACAATCTCAGTAAAGAGGAACGTCATgcaatgaaaaatttgaaaatagatgACAGGGTTATTAGGATTCAAGATAAAGGCTCTCGTTTTGTTTTATTAGACCAAAAAGAAtacgcagaaaaaatgtccaGTCAATTAGATAACACGTTGCATTATGCTAAGCTGCCAGAAGATCCTAcacaaaagcatttaaaattaGTTAAAGATTGGAGTAGCAAGTGGCGCAAGGAAGGTCAAATAACAGATGAAATCGCTGATTGGGTTACCAACACTCGGCCGAGACCTGGAACAGCTTTTGGCAATGTCAAAACCCACAAAGTCGGTAACCCGCTCCGCCTTATTACTTGTTGTTGCGGAACAGCGATTGAAAAGTTATCTGCCTTTACTGAATATTATTTGAAACCTTTAGCAGAAAGTTTGCCTTCTTTTATCAACGATACTACGCATCTTATCAATAAGATTGATGAAGTTAATCAATTAGGGCCTTTTCCAACCGGTACTTTGTTAGTTTCATGGGATGTTGTTGCAATGTTTCCCAATATTGACAACGAATTGGGGGTTACTGCAGTTAAAAATGCATTAGATGCAAGATCTGTCAAAATACCATCCACAGAATGCATTTTAGAGGCTgtggaaatttgtttgaaatccaACAATTGCCAATTTGATAACAATAACTATGTTCAACAGCACGGAACCGCGATGGGGCCCAAGAATGCGTGCTCTTATGCAGACTTGGCTATGGGCGTAATTGATCACAAAGCGAAATTTGAGGGTACAATTAAGCCAATGCTTTGGTTGAGATATAGGGATGATATTTTTGATCTATGGACACAGGGTGTTGAGAAACTCCTTGAATTTACCAACTATATTAATTCACTATATCATACCATCAAATTGGAATTGGTTTATTCTGAAAGCAGCCTCAATGTTTTGGACCTTACTCTCCTTTTACAAGATGGCTTTATTTCAACAGATATTTATTCCAAGCCCACTGATAGTCATTTGTATTTGCCCTACAATAGCTCACACCCAGATCATTGTAAGAAAGCTATCCCTTATGGAGTAGCCATTAGAATTAGGCGTAACTGTTCCACCAACGCCTCTTTTGTGAAGCGCTGTAGTGAATACAAAAGCTACctcaaacaacaaaattacaaTGGAAATCTGGTGGACAAACAGTTTGAGAAGGCCATGCAATTGGAGAGATCAGATGTtctcaagccaaaaacaaaaactaagaaaaaaacctttccctTAGTGGTCGATTACAATCCGAGGCTACCTAATATTTCGTTGatcattaaaaaacattttcacttgCTCGAATCCAACCAAGTAGTAAGGGaaatttttcctgccaaatccGTCATTCCAGCATACCGtagaacaaagaatttgaaggaCATTTTTGCACCatccaaattcaaaagaagtcGAAACCATGACGAGGCTGAAAATTGCGGAtgttttaaatgcaacaaaagatgtgatctctgttgtaatTATTTGTTGGAAGCGGGtgatttttcaagttttgcaacTGGCCGGTCgtatcaaatcaaacaaaaccttGGATGCAATTGGACTGGAATTATTTACTTAGCCTCCTGCAACAAATGCAAAGTGCAGTATGTTGGTTCGACTTCCAATGCATTTAAAGTCAGGTTCAGGAAACCACAAATCcgacatgaaaagaaacaaaaaatcgtgcgagcttgccattcatttcaataa
- the LOC138033297 gene encoding uncharacterized protein, which produces MVAQQILANKKNYLLAELGKDFPEVESKDYDSKTLTKKAKAWEEVLTRFNSQIPNGIKRDLSQLQGCWRRLKLQSKKEHDLHRRQTRKSGGGKAPASPSEVSKLVADVLPASVNPLEQEFDDYAGGELDLRRDKDEREVITCEVDPSLLAHLEAIGKKGAEKVRKKEDNQKYKSQKRETLEEDPFLSMARDEHQLKMKVLKLKEWKLMHQCDNMGIGLPPPYVNEEEDS; this is translated from the exons ATGG TCGCACAACAAATTTTAGCGAACAAGAAAAACTACTTATTGGCCGAATTGGGGAAAGACTTTCCAGAAGTGGAAAGCAAAGACTATGACAGCAAGACGTTGACAAAAAAGGCAAAGGCATGGGAGGAAGTTTTAACTAGATTTAACTCCCAAATTCCTAATGGTATCAAACGCGACCTCAGTCAGCTTCAAGGATGCTGGAGGCGGCTGAAACTCCAGTCGAAAAAAGAGCATGACTTACATCGTcgacaaacaagaaaaagtgGTGGAGGAAAAGCTCCCGCCTCCCCAAGTGAAGTAAGCAAATTAGTCGCGGACGTACTCCCAGCCTCCGTTAATCCTCTCGAGCAGGAATTTGATGATTATGCAGGAGGAGAACTTGATTTAAGGCGCGACAAAGACGAGAGGGAAGTTATTACATGTGAAGTGGACCCAAGTCTACTTGCTCACCTTGAAGCTATTGGCAAGAAAGGAGCGgaaaaagtcaggaaaaaggaGGATAATCAAAA GtacaaaagccaaaaaagagaaaCCCTTGAGGAGGACCCATTTTTGTCCATGGCGAGGGACGAACACCAATTAAAGATGAAGGTCCTAAAGCTTAAAGAGTGGAAGCTAATGCACCAATGCGATAACATGGGAATTGGTTTACCACCTCCATACGtcaatgaagaggaagattCTTAA